CGAAGTGCTGGTACAGCGCGGCCGCGGTGTAGGCGCCCAGCCCGACGTACAGTGCGTGGCCCAGCGAGAGCTGGCCGCAGAAGCCCATCATCACGTTCCACGCCTGGCCCACGTACGCGAAGTACAGGATCAGGATCATCACCGACAGCAGGTAGCGGTCGAGCGCGAGAGGCAGCACCAGCAGCGCGGCCAGCAGCGCCAGCAGCGCGGTGCGCGAGCGCGCCGGGGCGTCGGCGAACACGGCGATCAGGTCGCGGCGGGCGCTCATCCGCTCACTTGCCCGAGAACAGGCCCTGCGGCCGGAAGGCCAGCACCAGGATCAGCAGCGCGAAGGACAGCATGCTCTTGGCCGAGGGCGTGATCAGCAGGCCGGCCACCGACTCGGACACGCCGATCAGCACGCCGCCCGCCAGAGCGCCGACCATCGAGCCCAGCCCGCCGATGATCACGATGATGAAAGCCAGCAGCGTGTAGGCGGGGCCGGACACCGGCGTCACCTCGACCAGCAGGGTCAGTAGGCAGCCGGCCACCCCGACGCAGGCGGTGCCCAGCCCGAAGGTCAGCGCGTACAGATGCTTGACGTTGAGCCCCACCACCTGCGCGCCGAGCAGGTTGTCGGCGCAGGCGCGGATCGCCTTGCCGAAGGCGGTGTAGCGGAAGATCGCGAACAGCACCGCGCAGGTGGCCAGCGCCACCACCGCGCAGATGATCCGCACCTTGTCGACCAGCAGAGGCCCGATCTCGACCGAGTCGAGCGCGTAGTCGACCTGCACGTTGCGAGCGTCGGGCCCGAACACGATCAGCAGTCCGTTGACCAGCACCAGCGCCACGGCCAGCAGAAGCATGAACTGCGAGTGCTCGGGCCGGTCGATGAACGGGTTGATCAGGCCACGCTGGAGGACGTAGCCCAGGCCGAAGAAGGCGGCGGCCACCGGGAGGATCATCCACAGCGGGTCGACGCCGGCGAAGGCGAAGGCCACGACCGCCACGTACATCGCCATCGCCATCAACTCGCCGTGCGCGAAGTTGACGATCCGCACCACGCCGTAGATCACCGACAGCCCGAGCGCCATCAAGCCGTAGACCAGTCCGGTCAGGATGCCGCTCAGGACGATGTTGGCGATCGCGTCGATCGGCACGAGTCAGCCCCTCTGCGTCCACCCCGGCACCGGAAACACCGGCTTCGCCTGCGCCGCGCTCGAGGGCAGCACCACCACCGGCTGCCCGCCCCGGTTCTGGATGCAGGCCGACGCGATCTGGGTGTTCTGGCCCTTGGCATCGAAGCTGATCGGGCCGCCGACCATCATCCTGTCGGCGATGTTGGTCTTGCGGATCGCCTCGGCCAGCGCGGTGCCGTCGGTGCTGCCGGCCCGCTTGAAGGCGTCGGCGGCGATCATCAGCGCCTCGAAGGTGAAGCCCACGTTCAGCGCGTGGAACATCAGCTTTTCCTTCGGGAACTGCTTCGCGAACGCGGCCTCGACCCGCTTGGTCAGCGCGGCGTTCGGGTTGTACCAGGGCACGTTGGAGATCGCGTAGTCCGAGTACTTCGGGCCCAGCGCCTTGTAGAACTGGGCCTCGTACATGCCGGGCGAGCCCGGGCTCATGATCCCCTGCGGCGACCAGCGCTGCTTGACCATCTCCCGCACCATCAGGATCGCGTCGTTCAGCCGGCTGACCAGCATGACGATGTCGGCACCGGTGGCCTTGGCCTTGGCCACCTCGACCGACAGGTC
This genomic window from Zeimonas sediminis contains:
- a CDS encoding branched-chain amino acid ABC transporter permease — translated: MPIDAIANIVLSGILTGLVYGLMALGLSVIYGVVRIVNFAHGELMAMAMYVAVVAFAFAGVDPLWMILPVAAAFFGLGYVLQRGLINPFIDRPEHSQFMLLLAVALVLVNGLLIVFGPDARNVQVDYALDSVEIGPLLVDKVRIICAVVALATCAVLFAIFRYTAFGKAIRACADNLLGAQVVGLNVKHLYALTFGLGTACVGVAGCLLTLLVEVTPVSGPAYTLLAFIIVIIGGLGSMVGALAGGVLIGVSESVAGLLITPSAKSMLSFALLILVLAFRPQGLFSGK